The genomic segment CCGGGCGTGCTCAAAAATGCGATTGACTGGGCATCCAGGCCTTCACGCGGCTCCGTGCTGCGCAGAAAACCATTTGGCCTCATTGGCGCAACGCCAGGCGGCATGGGAACCGTGCATGCCCAGCTTCAAACGCGGCATATCCTGGAGTCCGTCCAGGCGCAGGTGCTTCCTTTTCAGAAGCTGCTTATTTCACAGGTTCACACGAAAGTAGATGCGGAGCAGCATCGCCTAACAGATGAGAAGACGAAGGAATATTTGCAGGCTTATTTGCAAAAGTTTGTGCATTGGATCGATCATATTCCTGCCTTAGATTAAAGAACAACTATAGCATTTTGACACCGCCGTGGGAGAGGGGCCCGATGAATGGAATCAGCAGCAGAAAGATGGTATGAAATTGCCAATACGGTTAATCGAAACTGCACTTTAGCGGATAATTTGAATCAGCTGTATCGTTCCAGCTCCTCAGAACAGAGGATTCATATGCCGGAACAGCTTGGACGCGGTTACTGGCAGCTCAATCAGATTCATTCGTCCATGGAGCTTGTCATATGTGATGCCTCATTCCATAAGGCAACTTCCTTGCAAAGCCTGGAGCGGAACAACAGCTTAAAACTAAGCTTTTGCCTTGGAGAAAAGCTTCAATGGAACGTCGAAGAGCTTGGAAAAGAATATCAGCTGGAGCACGGGGAGGTTTCAGCCTTCGGACATCTTCCCACAAGCAGCAGCTGCCAGTTTAACGTCAATCAGCATATTCGCGGGGTAACTCTCAAGCTGGATCGCCTCACGGAGATTGGCGCTTTACAGCAGCTGCCGCTGCATAAAATTTCAACCATATTGACAGAAAATCGCGAGCCTTTTCATCATTCCTCGATGACGCCGGAAATGAAGCGAATTACGCAACATATTTTTCACTGCAATTATCAGGGAGCGATTAAACAGCTTTATTTAAGCGGGAAGGTGCTTGAGCTGCTTGCCGTTTATTTCAATGAAGCAATTTTGCAGAAGCAACCACAGCCAAGCTTGCCAGGATTATCCCGCACCGATATTGACAGCCTGCACCGGGCCAAACAAATCGTCGATGCGCAATTAGTAACGCCTCCTAGCTTGGAAGCGTTGAGCAAGCTCGTTTGCTTGAATGAATTTAAGCTCAAAAAAGGCTTCAAGCTGCTGTTCGGCCTGCCTGTTCATGCTTATATTATTAATCGAAGATTAGACGACGCCTATCGCTTGCTTGAGGAAGGGAAGCTGAACATTACCGCAGCGGCAGCAGCCGTCGGCTTTAGCAAAGCAAGTCATTTTTCAGAACAATTCAAACGAAAATACGGGATCAATCCCTCTGAATATTTCAAATTTTATCCTCAAAAAGAAAACCGCCGCTAAAAATCCGCTTATGGAACCTCTTACTCCCGATTTGGGTATCAGCCCAAACCCAATATATGCGATATTAGCTTATACATCGCGCTTTATGTATGAGAATGATTTTTAATATCAATTATGTTGGGACGGAGTGAAATGAAGACGAAATCAGAAATATCCGGCTTAGTTCAAATTGCTGGCGAGCGGAAAGGGCTGTTAATAACAGCCAGCATTTTCTCAATCCTTTCGAGCCTGCTGCAAATTGTACCGTTTATTGCGGTATATAAAATCGTCCAGGAACTGCTCATTCATGCGCAGCAGCCGGCCAATATGAACAAAGAGCTGCTCATTCATTGGGGAATCATCGCTTTTGTCTCCTTGCTTGGCATGCTTGCAGCAATGTATGTTGGGGGAATGTGCTCGCATATTGCGGCTTTCAACATTCTTTATGAGCTTCGGGTGCGGCTTGCAGCGCATGTGGCGAAAGTGCCGATGGGATACCATACGAAAACGGCAACGGGAGAGCTCAAGAAGATCATTGAGGTTAGCGTGGAAAAGATTGAAAAGTTTATTGCCCATCAGCTGCCCGATCTCATTAGCGCAATCGTCATTCCAATCGTGTTAATCGGTTATTTGTTTTGGCTGGATTACCGAATGGCACTCGTATTGCTGCTCCCGATTGGCGCAGGCGTGTGGCTGCAAACCAGATTGTTCGGCAGCGAAGCTGGCAAAGAAGCGTACCGTGAATTTCAGTATGCGATTGAAGAGATGAATGCAACGGGGATTGAGTATGTGCGGGGAATGCCAGCAGTCAAAGTGTTCGGCATCACCGCAGATTCATTTCTGACGTTCAAGCAAGCCGTTATGAAATACCGCGATGTTTCTTTGAAAATTACGGCTATCTGCAAGACGTCGTACAGCCTCTTTTTTGTCATCATTATTTCGCTGTTTACATTCGTCGTGCCGATCGGCTTATTGCTGTTCAGCGGCCAAGCAGGCAGCCAGTCCTTCGCTATTACGTTTATTTTGTTCCTCATCGTTACGCCTAGCCTATCGGCACCGCTGCTGAAGCTGATGCATTTAGGAAGCGGGCTGCGCGAAATTGTCGAGGGACACAAGCGGATTGAGGCTGTATTTGCCGAGAAGGCCGCTCTGGAGCCGGCTTCGCCCCGAGTGCCTCATCATTACGACATTGCCTTTCAAGACGTAACCTTCGCTTATGAGCAGACGGAAAGCAAAGATTTTAAGCCTGTCCTGCAAAAAGTTAGTTTTGCAGCTCATGCAGGTGAGCTCACTGCTCTTGTAGGACCTTCAGGCGGAGGGAAATCAACCATCGCGAGCTTGCTGCTGCGATTTTGGGAGGTGCAGGAGGGCATCATTTCGATTGGCGGTATTCCCATTCGCGATATTGGAACAGACAAGCTGATGGAGCTCGTATCCTTCGTTTTTCAGGATGTTCACCTCTTTTACGATACGATTGAGGAAAATATTCGGATGGGCAACAAGGCGGCCACCAGGGATGAAGTGCTGGCAGCTGCAAAAACGGCCTGCTGCCATGAATTTATCGAGAAGCTGGATCAAGGCTACGATACCAAAATTGGACAAGGCGGCACGTATCTATCTGGCGGTGAGGCTCAGCGCATTGCGATTGCCCGAGCCTTGCTTAAGCGCGCCCCGATACTCGTACTCGATGAAGCAACAGCGTATGCCGATGCTGAAAATGAATACAACATCCAGCAGGGCATCGCCCAGCTGGTGAAAGGCAAAACCGTCATCATTATCGCCCATCGCCTCTCTACCATCCGTTCCGCTCAGCAGATTCTCGTCGTCCAGCAAGGCAAAATTGTCGAGCAAGGCACCCATGAACAGCTGCGCAAGAAACAGGGGCTGTATGAGCAAATGTGGCTGGCCCATCAAAGTGCGGCTTCATGGAAACTGGGCGTTAGAGGAGGGGAGCCTCAGCTGTGAGAAACTACTTTTATAACATTTCCGGCGGTTCGCCTAAAAGCTTATGGCCGTCTGCTATTGCTGCTCTTTTGGACGGCATCGCGAAAATCATTCCCGCCGCGCTGCTTGTAGATCTTTTCAATACGATTTACCTATCGTTTGCGCAGCCAGAGCTTGGCCTGAATACGAACCGCATGTGGATCGTGTGCATGGTACTGTTCGTTTGGCTGCTTGTAGAATATGCAGCTTACGCTTCTCTTTACGATAAAACGTACCGGGCGGCTTACAGCCTCGCTGCATCAGGGCGATTAAAGCTGGCTGAGCATATTCGCCACCTATCGCTCGGTTTTTTCGGCAAACGCGATCCTGGTGACTTGACGAATCTTATTTTGAGCGATTATGGACAGGTGGAGCATACGATTTCTCACAATGTGCCGCAGCTCATCAGCGCTGTCGTGCTGCCCATTATGGCGCTAACCGGTCTTATATGGCTGGACTATCGAATGGCACTGGCGATGTTTATCGCCGTTCCTCTTGGCGTGCTGTTATTGTGGCTGACGGATAGGCTTCAAGCACGGCTGAGCGAAAACCACGTGCAAGCTAAAAATGAGGCGGCTAGCCGCCTTCAGGAATATTTGACGGGCATTCGTGAGATTAAAGCTCATCATTTGGGCGGCGAACGCTTTGAGCGGCTGCGCCTTTCGTTTGACCGTCTAAAACAAGCATCAATCCGGCTGGAAGCGATTATGGGACCGATGATTATGGGGGCGATGCTGCTTGCCCGATCGGGAATGACGCTAATGATTTGGACCGGCAGCTATTTGCTTGTCGGCGGCAGCTTGTCTTTGCCTGTGTTTCTGCTGTTTCTGCTCGTCGGAACGAAAATCTTTGAGCCCTTGACGATTGTGCTGATGAATTACGGAGAAATGCGTTATTCCGCCTATAGTGCCCAGCGCATTATGGATGTGCAGCAGGAGCAGACGCTGGAGGGGAGTGCAGATATTGCCGAGGCTCATCCCAGCATCATTTTTGACCAGGTGACCTTCGGTTATGAGGCGAGGACGCCTGTGCTCAGCGGCGTTTCCTTTACGATTAAGCCAAAGACGATTACGGCGCTTGTTGGGGC from the Paenibacillus sp. BIHB 4019 genome contains:
- a CDS encoding ABC transporter ATP-binding protein translates to MRNYFYNISGGSPKSLWPSAIAALLDGIAKIIPAALLVDLFNTIYLSFAQPELGLNTNRMWIVCMVLFVWLLVEYAAYASLYDKTYRAAYSLAASGRLKLAEHIRHLSLGFFGKRDPGDLTNLILSDYGQVEHTISHNVPQLISAVVLPIMALTGLIWLDYRMALAMFIAVPLGVLLLWLTDRLQARLSENHVQAKNEAASRLQEYLTGIREIKAHHLGGERFERLRLSFDRLKQASIRLEAIMGPMIMGAMLLARSGMTLMIWTGSYLLVGGSLSLPVFLLFLLVGTKIFEPLTIVLMNYGEMRYSAYSAQRIMDVQQEQTLEGSADIAEAHPSIIFDQVTFGYEARTPVLSGVSFTIKPKTITALVGASGSGKSTINRLIARFWDIQAGTIRIGEQAIRSIAPEKLLQHISIVFQDVYLFQDTIGNNIRIGKMDASQAEIEAAAKRACCHDFISRLPQGYNTPVGEGGSTLSGGEKQRISIARALLKNASIILLDEATASLDPENEAAVQQAINALVADKTVILIAHRLKTIQNADHIIVLDQGRLVEEGTHDQLLGGQGIYSRLWHLQQQAEGWQVQT
- a CDS encoding ABC transporter ATP-binding protein translates to MKTKSEISGLVQIAGERKGLLITASIFSILSSLLQIVPFIAVYKIVQELLIHAQQPANMNKELLIHWGIIAFVSLLGMLAAMYVGGMCSHIAAFNILYELRVRLAAHVAKVPMGYHTKTATGELKKIIEVSVEKIEKFIAHQLPDLISAIVIPIVLIGYLFWLDYRMALVLLLPIGAGVWLQTRLFGSEAGKEAYREFQYAIEEMNATGIEYVRGMPAVKVFGITADSFLTFKQAVMKYRDVSLKITAICKTSYSLFFVIIISLFTFVVPIGLLLFSGQAGSQSFAITFILFLIVTPSLSAPLLKLMHLGSGLREIVEGHKRIEAVFAEKAALEPASPRVPHHYDIAFQDVTFAYEQTESKDFKPVLQKVSFAAHAGELTALVGPSGGGKSTIASLLLRFWEVQEGIISIGGIPIRDIGTDKLMELVSFVFQDVHLFYDTIEENIRMGNKAATRDEVLAAAKTACCHEFIEKLDQGYDTKIGQGGTYLSGGEAQRIAIARALLKRAPILVLDEATAYADAENEYNIQQGIAQLVKGKTVIIIAHRLSTIRSAQQILVVQQGKIVEQGTHEQLRKKQGLYEQMWLAHQSAASWKLGVRGGEPQL
- a CDS encoding AraC family transcriptional regulator, which produces MESAAERWYEIANTVNRNCTLADNLNQLYRSSSSEQRIHMPEQLGRGYWQLNQIHSSMELVICDASFHKATSLQSLERNNSLKLSFCLGEKLQWNVEELGKEYQLEHGEVSAFGHLPTSSSCQFNVNQHIRGVTLKLDRLTEIGALQQLPLHKISTILTENREPFHHSSMTPEMKRITQHIFHCNYQGAIKQLYLSGKVLELLAVYFNEAILQKQPQPSLPGLSRTDIDSLHRAKQIVDAQLVTPPSLEALSKLVCLNEFKLKKGFKLLFGLPVHAYIINRRLDDAYRLLEEGKLNITAAAAAVGFSKASHFSEQFKRKYGINPSEYFKFYPQKENRR
- a CDS encoding NADPH-dependent FMN reductase; translated protein: MSKTIGLIVGSLRENSYNRMVAQTLSELDASIVFKWIELKELPLFNEDLEAGDGPEAVQLFKSAIQAVDGVIIVSPEYNSGIPGVLKNAIDWASRPSRGSVLRRKPFGLIGATPGGMGTVHAQLQTRHILESVQAQVLPFQKLLISQVHTKVDAEQHRLTDEKTKEYLQAYLQKFVHWIDHIPALD